One window of Sulfurospirillum sp. 1612 genomic DNA carries:
- a CDS encoding ATP phosphoribosyltransferase regulatory subunit, which produces MIYEHEIPIGSKLYFGSSAKLKRDIESVASEMFIKNGFEEIVTPFLSYHQHGNIAEEELIRFSDGNNHILSLRADSTMDVVRLMSKRLGRSVNQDKWFYIQPVFKFPSQEINQIGAEYVGINDLSFGIEISSALFRHFSMSPLLQLCNITIPREIAKEFHLDIGLFERGEIEKLLAFNIPWLNKLVKAQSLAQIEEVITIAPKNIADELLKMKKLQEGISYEKIVFSPLFYARMRYYDGLFFRFIDKNLRLGLGGNYECEGSKSSGFALYTDAIIDTMIKIRK; this is translated from the coding sequence ATGATATACGAACACGAAATACCAATAGGCAGTAAATTGTATTTTGGCAGCAGTGCCAAATTAAAAAGAGATATTGAGAGCGTCGCGAGTGAGATGTTTATCAAAAATGGGTTTGAAGAGATTGTGACACCATTTTTGTCGTACCACCAACATGGTAATATTGCAGAAGAAGAGTTGATTCGATTTTCAGATGGTAATAATCACATTCTTTCTCTTCGCGCAGATAGTACGATGGATGTCGTACGATTGATGAGCAAGAGACTTGGGAGAAGTGTCAACCAAGACAAATGGTTTTATATCCAACCGGTTTTCAAATTTCCAAGTCAAGAAATCAACCAAATTGGAGCAGAGTATGTGGGTATTAATGACCTCTCCTTTGGGATTGAAATCAGCAGTGCACTTTTTCGACATTTTTCCATGAGTCCACTATTGCAACTTTGTAATATCACGATACCGCGTGAAATCGCAAAAGAGTTTCATTTGGATATCGGTCTTTTTGAACGCGGTGAGATTGAAAAACTTTTAGCTTTTAATATTCCTTGGTTGAATAAGCTGGTGAAAGCGCAAAGTTTAGCTCAAATTGAAGAAGTGATTACGATTGCTCCAAAAAATATTGCCGATGAATTATTGAAAATGAAAAAGTTACAAGAGGGCATTAGTTATGAGAAGATTGTCTTCTCACCACTTTTTTATGCAAGAATGCGATATTATGATGGACTTTTCTTTCGGTTTATTGACAAAAACTTAAGGTTGGGCTTGGGTGGAAATTATGAGTGTGAAGGCTCAAAATCTTCAGGGTTTGCGTTATATACAGACGCTATAATAGATACAATGATAAAAATTAGGAAATGA
- a CDS encoding pyridoxal-phosphate-dependent aminotransferase family protein: MLLLTPGPTPVPEAIRVAMSEPTIHHRTPEFEEIFAKTRELLKKFFDMPEVLMLASSGTGAMEASVLNLCQKKALVINAGKFGERFGKICDAYQIPYQELKYDWDTPSSVDDVEKALKNDSDIDTICVQVCESAGGLRHPVEAIAKLAKAHNPEISIIADGITAVGVEKIDTTNIDALVSGSQKAFMLPPGLAMIGLSAHAMTKIQAASRGFYFNLATELKNQQKNTTAWTAPTTLVIGLKAILESIDEDGIKQLYADTAARAKATREALKTLGLKIYPKVPANSMSAVLDDDAATIRKILKQKYHVNIAGGQEHIKTTLFRINHMGIFEGYEIPWTLNAIELALDELGRRPYDGSANRVFCETLYK; the protein is encoded by the coding sequence ATGTTGCTATTAACGCCCGGCCCGACTCCTGTGCCTGAGGCTATCAGAGTTGCTATGAGTGAACCTACGATCCATCATAGGACACCCGAATTTGAAGAAATATTTGCTAAAACTAGAGAATTACTGAAAAAATTTTTTGATATGCCCGAAGTTTTGATGCTCGCAAGCAGTGGTACTGGTGCGATGGAAGCTTCGGTTTTAAATCTGTGCCAGAAAAAAGCTTTGGTGATTAATGCTGGAAAATTTGGTGAGCGGTTTGGTAAGATATGTGACGCATATCAGATTCCATACCAGGAATTAAAATATGATTGGGATACACCATCGTCTGTGGATGATGTTGAAAAAGCCTTGAAAAACGATTCCGATATTGATACGATTTGCGTACAAGTGTGTGAGAGTGCAGGGGGATTAAGACATCCTGTGGAAGCCATTGCAAAATTAGCCAAAGCGCACAATCCAGAGATTTCCATCATTGCTGATGGCATCACCGCCGTAGGCGTAGAGAAGATTGACACCACAAATATTGATGCCCTTGTATCAGGAAGCCAAAAAGCTTTTATGTTGCCACCGGGTCTTGCCATGATTGGGTTGAGTGCTCATGCCATGACAAAAATTCAAGCGGCTTCACGAGGGTTTTATTTTAATCTAGCCACTGAGTTGAAAAACCAACAAAAAAATACCACCGCATGGACGGCTCCAACGACGCTTGTGATTGGTTTGAAAGCCATCTTGGAATCCATCGATGAAGATGGCATTAAGCAGTTGTATGCTGATACAGCAGCGCGTGCTAAAGCCACAAGAGAAGCATTGAAAACTCTGGGTTTGAAGATTTATCCAAAAGTGCCTGCCAACTCTATGAGTGCGGTCTTAGATGACGATGCGGCAACCATCAGAAAGATTTTAAAACAAAAATATCATGTTAATATCGCCGGGGGACAAGAGCACATCAAAACGACGCTCTTTCGTATCAACCACATGGGGATATTTGAGGGTTATGAGATTCCATGGACACTCAATGCCATTGAGTTGGCTTTGGATGAATTAGGAAGAAGGCCTTATGATGGAAGCGCCAACAGAGTTTTCTGTGAAACACTTTATAAGTAG
- the trhA gene encoding PAQR family membrane homeostasis protein TrhA, with protein MEKLVGRYTFVEEILNASTHGLGILLSIVGLSVLIAFAALNGSVMLIVSCAIFGAALIFAYTFSTLYHAITNEKAKQMFRKFDHASIYFLIAGTYTPIALVVLKGVWGWSIFGVIWAVSIFGIVLEFVAFERFRKLSLVLYLLMGWFMVIATNQLIHNMASGGLWLLLAGGLSYSIGVIFYVWKKLPYNHAIWHLFVLGGSICHYFMVLFYIVE; from the coding sequence ATGGAAAAGTTAGTCGGAAGATACACCTTTGTAGAGGAGATACTCAATGCTTCGACGCATGGGCTAGGCATCTTGCTTAGCATTGTAGGATTGAGTGTTCTGATCGCATTTGCTGCGCTCAATGGCTCGGTGATGTTGATTGTAAGTTGTGCTATCTTTGGAGCTGCTTTGATATTTGCGTATACTTTTTCGACGCTTTATCATGCGATTACTAACGAAAAAGCGAAACAGATGTTTCGTAAGTTTGATCATGCTAGTATCTATTTTCTCATAGCCGGTACCTATACGCCAATCGCATTAGTCGTATTAAAGGGCGTATGGGGATGGAGTATTTTTGGCGTGATTTGGGCGGTATCGATCTTTGGTATCGTATTGGAATTTGTGGCATTTGAGCGGTTTCGAAAGCTCTCACTTGTGTTGTATTTGTTGATGGGTTGGTTTATGGTGATTGCGACCAACCAACTCATCCATAATATGGCCTCAGGTGGTTTGTGGCTACTTTTGGCCGGGGGCTTATCCTACTCTATTGGGGTGATTTTTTATGTTTGGAAAAAACTGCCCTATAATCATGCCATCTGGCACCTGTTTGTATTAGGTGGTAGCATTTGTCACTATTTTATGGTGCTATTTTATATAGTAGAATAA
- a CDS encoding adenosine deaminase → MKQFIQNLPKAELHLHIEGTLEPELMFKLAKKNHVVLPYNSIEEVRQAYHFTSLQSFLDIYYKGAAVLIEASDFYDLTLAYLKKCHEQNIVHTEIFFDPQTHTDRGIAFETVVTGISEALEEAKRRYNISSFLIMSFLRHLSQGAAFETLEASLPFKDKIKGVGLDSSELGNPPSKFKEVFQKAKEEGYELVAHAGEEGDSRYIWEAIELLDVRRIDHGIRCEEDEKLVAYLQKTQLPLTVCPLSNVKLKAVKEMGYHNILKLLHRGLLVTVNSDDPAYFGGYLNENLEAVATSLQATKEEILQLVENGFRASFLSNHEINKQKAYFASMRS, encoded by the coding sequence ATGAAACAATTTATCCAAAACTTACCAAAAGCCGAGCTCCATTTGCACATCGAGGGTACTTTGGAGCCAGAACTAATGTTTAAACTTGCAAAGAAAAATCATGTTGTACTTCCCTACAACAGTATCGAAGAGGTACGACAAGCCTATCATTTTACCTCCTTGCAATCCTTTTTGGATATTTACTACAAAGGAGCAGCGGTACTTATTGAAGCATCTGATTTTTATGATTTAACTCTGGCTTATTTAAAAAAGTGTCATGAACAAAATATCGTGCATACTGAAATCTTTTTTGACCCTCAAACACATACCGATCGTGGGATTGCTTTTGAAACCGTTGTAACAGGAATTAGTGAAGCCTTAGAGGAGGCAAAACGACGCTATAATATTAGCTCTTTTTTAATCATGAGCTTTTTGAGGCACCTATCACAAGGAGCGGCTTTCGAGACGCTTGAGGCATCGCTGCCCTTTAAAGATAAAATCAAAGGGGTCGGATTGGATTCCTCAGAACTTGGCAATCCGCCATCAAAATTTAAAGAAGTATTTCAAAAAGCCAAAGAAGAAGGCTATGAACTCGTAGCTCATGCGGGAGAAGAGGGAGATAGTCGCTATATTTGGGAAGCCATTGAACTTTTGGATGTGCGTCGCATTGATCATGGAATCCGGTGTGAAGAGGATGAAAAATTGGTTGCGTATTTGCAAAAAACACAACTGCCACTGACGGTTTGCCCGCTCTCAAATGTCAAGTTAAAAGCCGTCAAAGAGATGGGCTATCATAATATTTTAAAACTTTTGCATCGGGGATTATTGGTGACGGTCAATTCTGATGATCCTGCCTACTTTGGAGGCTATCTCAACGAAAATCTCGAAGCCGTGGCGACAAGTTTACAGGCAACAAAAGAAGAGATATTGCAACTTGTTGAAAATGGATTTCGCGCCTCTTTTTTGAGTAATCATGAGATAAACAAACAAAAAGCTTACTTTGCGTCGATGAGGTCATGA
- a CDS encoding HAD family hydrolase: MKLKAVIFDLDGTLLDTLEDIAISVNHVLTHFGKTPIALDRYRYLVGEGAYKLMQNVLPDADDAKIKEALNLFEKHYATQYDKNTKPYEGIGKLLSFLQARDCKMAILSNKPNAFTKKCAVKYLRTWHFEAVYGIREHIERKPAADGVVAILKELDLKPAECLFVGDTKIDMMTAKNARMQSMGVLWGFRDEEELRSHDATYIAASPAEAIKIIQTIEQ; the protein is encoded by the coding sequence ATGAAATTAAAAGCAGTTATATTTGACCTCGATGGTACCTTATTGGATACACTCGAGGATATTGCAATCAGTGTCAATCACGTATTGACACACTTTGGAAAAACACCGATTGCGCTTGATCGATACCGATACTTGGTAGGAGAGGGCGCTTATAAATTAATGCAAAATGTCTTGCCTGATGCTGATGATGCAAAGATAAAGGAAGCATTGAATCTTTTTGAGAAACATTATGCAACACAGTATGATAAAAATACTAAGCCTTATGAGGGTATTGGCAAATTATTGAGTTTTTTACAAGCACGAGATTGTAAAATGGCCATTTTATCCAACAAGCCCAATGCTTTTACTAAAAAATGCGCGGTTAAATACCTTCGCACATGGCATTTTGAAGCCGTTTATGGTATTCGTGAACATATTGAAAGAAAACCTGCAGCTGATGGAGTTGTGGCTATTTTAAAAGAGTTAGACCTCAAGCCTGCGGAGTGTTTGTTCGTGGGGGACACTAAGATTGATATGATGACTGCCAAAAATGCTAGAATGCAATCTATGGGCGTTTTGTGGGGCTTTCGAGATGAAGAAGAGTTACGAAGTCATGATGCGACCTATATCGCAGCATCACCCGCTGAGGCAATCAAGATAATTCAAACCATAGAACAATAA
- the tkt gene encoding transketolase, producing MLQKQADTIRFLCADMVQQANSGHPGAPMGLADIVTVLSSHLKHNPKNPKWLNRDRLVFSGGHASSLIYAFLHLSGYDISLDDLKNFRQLDSITPGHPEYGIVPGVEVTTGPLGQGIANAVGFAMAEKLAQNMLNDAQTTLLDHKVYALCGDGDLEEGISYEACALAGHLGLDNLVMIYDCNAITIEGSTDLAWSEDVKLRFEAQGWQVARIDGNHFEEINEALENAKKQTKPYLIIAHTVIAKGACEMEGSHNAHGAPLGEAIIKEAKIKAGFDPEKSFWIDEDVKARFGCAIEKGDLAEAAWNQTLLNASDEQKTLLQNLQNPDISKIQWPTFEDGSEIATRDSNGKILNAIAQTLPGFIGGSADLAPSNKSELKDMGCFPKGRNIHFGIREHSMAAISNALSLYGLFMPFSATFFIFSDYLKPAARLSALMEIQNFFVWTHDSIGVGEDGPTHQPIEQLSQFRALPNFYVFRPADASENVACWKMALAMKHSPSAFVLSRQKLTTLKAGKVDFGSVEQGGYLVRKRDNAVVTIMASGSELMPALQAGCQLESVGINANIVSVPCFDIFCEQDKEYINQVVDPATKVLAVEAARGLEWYRFADEVLGMERFGASAPAGQLFEKFNITTKGIKAKVFEMFDRDYEESEPKGCKLSN from the coding sequence ATGTTGCAAAAACAAGCAGATACGATTAGATTTTTGTGTGCCGATATGGTACAGCAAGCAAACAGTGGGCACCCGGGTGCTCCTATGGGATTGGCAGATATTGTCACGGTTTTGAGTTCACACTTAAAACACAATCCAAAAAATCCAAAATGGCTCAATCGAGACCGGTTGGTTTTTAGTGGAGGACATGCCTCTTCTTTGATTTATGCGTTTTTGCATCTTAGCGGCTATGACATTAGTTTGGATGATTTGAAAAATTTCAGACAATTAGATAGTATCACTCCGGGACATCCTGAGTATGGTATCGTCCCTGGTGTTGAAGTGACAACCGGTCCTTTAGGGCAGGGTATTGCCAATGCTGTAGGTTTCGCAATGGCTGAAAAGCTAGCACAAAATATGCTAAATGATGCCCAAACAACACTGCTAGATCACAAAGTGTATGCACTGTGTGGTGATGGTGATTTAGAAGAAGGTATCAGCTATGAAGCCTGCGCACTAGCGGGGCATTTAGGTTTGGATAATTTGGTCATGATTTATGATTGTAATGCTATTACAATCGAAGGAAGTACCGATTTGGCATGGAGTGAAGATGTCAAATTGCGCTTTGAAGCACAAGGATGGCAAGTCGCGCGTATCGATGGTAACCATTTTGAAGAGATTAATGAAGCATTAGAAAATGCGAAGAAACAGACCAAACCTTACTTGATTATTGCCCATACGGTGATTGCCAAAGGGGCGTGTGAGATGGAAGGAAGCCACAATGCTCATGGGGCTCCATTGGGTGAGGCGATTATTAAAGAAGCCAAAATAAAAGCGGGATTTGATCCTGAAAAAAGTTTTTGGATTGATGAAGATGTCAAAGCGCGATTTGGCTGCGCCATCGAAAAAGGTGATTTAGCAGAAGCCGCTTGGAATCAAACCCTCTTAAATGCAAGCGATGAACAAAAAACATTATTGCAAAATTTACAAAATCCTGATATTTCCAAAATCCAATGGCCTACATTTGAAGATGGTAGCGAGATTGCAACACGAGATAGCAATGGGAAAATCCTCAATGCTATTGCTCAAACACTGCCGGGATTTATCGGAGGAAGTGCAGATTTGGCACCTTCTAATAAAAGTGAATTAAAAGATATGGGATGTTTCCCAAAAGGAAGAAATATCCATTTTGGTATTCGTGAACACTCCATGGCTGCGATTAGCAATGCACTGAGTTTGTATGGCTTGTTTATGCCTTTTAGTGCTACTTTTTTTATCTTTAGCGATTATCTAAAACCTGCTGCTAGACTCTCCGCATTGATGGAAATCCAAAACTTCTTTGTCTGGACACACGATAGCATCGGAGTCGGTGAAGATGGACCTACTCATCAACCGATTGAACAATTGAGTCAGTTTAGGGCTTTACCAAATTTTTATGTATTTAGACCTGCCGATGCGAGTGAAAATGTTGCTTGTTGGAAAATGGCACTAGCGATGAAACACTCTCCTTCGGCTTTTGTACTATCACGACAAAAACTTACCACCCTAAAAGCGGGAAAAGTTGATTTTGGTAGTGTAGAACAGGGCGGTTATTTGGTGCGAAAACGCGATAATGCCGTAGTCACTATTATGGCAAGCGGAAGTGAATTAATGCCAGCACTTCAAGCGGGTTGTCAACTCGAATCTGTGGGGATTAATGCGAATATTGTGAGTGTTCCTTGTTTTGATATATTCTGTGAACAAGATAAAGAATACATCAATCAAGTCGTAGACCCTGCGACCAAAGTGTTGGCGGTTGAGGCTGCTCGTGGATTAGAGTGGTACCGATTTGCTGATGAGGTTCTGGGGATGGAACGTTTTGGTGCGAGTGCTCCTGCGGGCCAATTGTTTGAAAAATTTAATATCACGACTAAGGGTATTAAAGCAAAAGTATTTGAGATGTTTGATAGAGATTATGAAGAGAGCGAACCTAAGGGTTGTAAACTATCAAATTAA
- a CDS encoding polyprenyl synthetase family protein — protein MRVKAEFLDSFESYLRENLPSVEGFHPHFSKAYQEIILAGGKRFRPLLLLSVVHTCAPSLMKNAYPVALGLEMLHTYSLIHDDLPAMDDADLRRGETTLHVAYDEVTAILVGDALNTDAFCQISQAPLSAETRIELVQALAQNGGSGGMVIGQAIDCEFEDKRLSQKELEFLHTNKTARLIAASLLMGAIICDLDAKSRDNIYSFGLKLGLLFQIQDDIIDATSSAEAEGKPTGNDEHKNSFVNLLGLEEAIQYKEDFIKSLNDELNTLDKKLADELDHIVKEYFNG, from the coding sequence GTGAGAGTAAAAGCAGAATTTTTAGACTCTTTTGAGTCTTATCTGAGAGAAAATTTGCCTTCAGTTGAAGGATTTCATCCCCATTTTTCAAAAGCGTATCAAGAGATTATCCTAGCAGGAGGCAAACGGTTTCGACCGCTATTATTGCTCAGTGTTGTTCATACCTGCGCCCCATCATTGATGAAAAATGCCTATCCGGTAGCGCTCGGTCTTGAGATGTTGCATACCTACTCTTTGATTCATGATGATTTACCAGCGATGGATGATGCGGATTTGAGACGGGGTGAGACAACCCTTCATGTCGCTTATGATGAAGTGACGGCTATATTGGTGGGTGATGCACTCAATACTGATGCTTTTTGTCAAATCTCTCAGGCTCCCCTGAGCGCTGAAACGCGCATTGAATTGGTGCAAGCCTTAGCCCAAAATGGCGGTAGTGGGGGTATGGTTATCGGACAAGCGATTGATTGTGAATTTGAAGATAAGCGCCTTTCGCAAAAGGAACTTGAATTTTTACATACCAATAAAACCGCAAGGCTGATTGCTGCTTCATTACTTATGGGCGCTATTATTTGTGACTTGGATGCGAAAAGTCGAGACAATATTTATAGTTTTGGATTAAAATTGGGACTCTTGTTTCAAATTCAAGATGATATTATAGATGCCACTTCAAGCGCTGAAGCAGAGGGCAAACCGACAGGAAATGACGAACATAAAAACTCATTTGTGAATCTTTTAGGTCTAGAAGAAGCGATTCAATATAAAGAGGATTTTATCAAATCTTTAAATGATGAATTAAATACATTAGATAAAAAATTAGCAGATGAACTTGATCACATAGTAAAGGAATATTTTAATGGATAG
- a CDS encoding DUF7488 domain-containing protein yields MKFFVSLLLFWQVVYGVNFVYPDFKQCYNRNIHSVVHFGAIEAIAVSKHYALSYLKHKPNRPYVKHDPFLGLYLFHSAKTLKPIEFKDTRKLALGEWLASIGPNSLYVGNFAQRGSGIDILYSLGTTVKPNDMITCLCYKVYGLGVGDGRFIPSELITRFIKAKKIHYGSIGARFEQIGEEVVVTFVNPFYPGNKLQVGDIIKSVDGKAIKTLEQLEHYILFSPTDKTVTLKFMREGIFKNEKFKIHERQGGGVLSDTFLEYKGMYFDSQLRIISIKAKSFAAQYGLKVGDRLLEIDRHPMKNQNDVKAYLSHIHKKELHLLMDRDNFQFFVKVNL; encoded by the coding sequence ATGAAATTTTTTGTGAGTCTACTTTTATTTTGGCAAGTAGTATACGGTGTCAATTTTGTCTACCCTGATTTTAAGCAGTGCTACAACCGTAATATCCACTCCGTGGTTCATTTTGGTGCGATTGAAGCCATCGCAGTGTCCAAACATTATGCGCTCTCTTATCTCAAACACAAACCCAATCGCCCCTATGTCAAACATGACCCTTTTCTTGGACTCTATTTGTTTCATAGTGCTAAAACACTCAAACCCATAGAGTTTAAAGATACTCGTAAACTTGCATTAGGCGAATGGTTGGCAAGTATTGGTCCTAACTCTTTGTATGTTGGAAATTTTGCACAAAGGGGCAGTGGTATTGATATACTATACTCATTAGGCACAACCGTAAAACCCAATGACATGATTACGTGTCTTTGTTATAAAGTGTATGGCTTAGGCGTTGGTGATGGCCGATTTATTCCTAGTGAACTCATTACCCGTTTTATCAAAGCGAAAAAAATCCACTATGGTAGTATCGGCGCCCGCTTTGAACAAATTGGAGAAGAAGTTGTAGTGACATTTGTCAACCCTTTTTATCCTGGCAATAAACTTCAAGTCGGAGATATTATCAAATCAGTAGATGGTAAAGCTATCAAGACGCTAGAACAGTTAGAACATTATATACTTTTTTCACCCACAGATAAAACAGTGACCCTAAAATTCATGCGAGAGGGTATTTTTAAGAATGAAAAATTCAAAATTCATGAACGCCAAGGTGGCGGGGTATTAAGTGATACATTTTTAGAATATAAAGGAATGTATTTTGACTCACAATTGCGAATTATCAGTATAAAAGCTAAGAGTTTTGCTGCCCAATATGGTCTTAAGGTCGGAGATCGATTATTGGAGATTGATAGACATCCTATGAAAAATCAAAATGATGTCAAAGCCTATCTTTCTCATATTCATAAAAAAGAGCTTCATTTGCTCATGGACCGCGATAATTTCCAATTTTTTGTAAAGGTGAATTTGTGA
- a CDS encoding YbaB/EbfC family nucleoid-associated protein: MFENIDLSKMGEMLEMAQEQAKKMEEEAKSKEFTAKSGGGLVSVSLNGAGEVFDLSIDDSLLEDKESMQILLISAINDGIKMVEDDKKLAASQMLSGMGNFNK; encoded by the coding sequence ATGTTTGAAAACATTGACTTATCAAAAATGGGTGAAATGCTGGAAATGGCGCAAGAACAGGCAAAGAAGATGGAAGAGGAAGCCAAATCCAAAGAGTTTACTGCAAAAAGTGGTGGCGGTCTGGTTAGTGTCAGCCTCAATGGAGCGGGGGAAGTCTTCGATTTGTCGATTGATGATTCATTGCTAGAGGATAAAGAATCCATGCAGATTCTGCTCATCAGTGCCATCAATGATGGAATCAAGATGGTAGAAGATGATAAAAAGTTGGCAGCATCACAGATGCTAAGTGGTATGGGGAACTTTAACAAGTAA
- the panD gene encoding aspartate 1-decarboxylase, with the protein MTLEMLYGKIHRATVSDANLNYVGSITIDAELMQAAKFRVGQKVEIVNINNGERFSTYIIEGEKGKRDICLNGAAARKAEPGDKIIIIAYASMNEEEIATFKPSIVLVDDDNNINEVRDYI; encoded by the coding sequence ATGACATTAGAGATGTTATATGGTAAAATCCATAGAGCAACGGTGAGCGATGCAAATTTAAATTATGTAGGCTCCATTACCATTGATGCTGAATTAATGCAAGCTGCAAAATTTCGTGTGGGGCAAAAAGTCGAAATCGTCAATATTAACAACGGTGAACGCTTTAGCACCTATATTATCGAAGGTGAAAAAGGCAAACGCGATATCTGTCTCAATGGCGCTGCTGCACGTAAAGCAGAACCGGGTGACAAGATTATCATCATTGCGTATGCGAGTATGAATGAAGAAGAAATAGCAACATTTAAGCCATCCATTGTATTAGTAGATGACGATAATAATATTAATGAAGTGCGAGACTATATTTAA
- a CDS encoding UDP-N-acetylmuramoyl-L-alanyl-D-glutamate--2,6-diaminopimelate ligase, which translates to MIVPVDKKYGFRYITDDSQACDARSAFFLTQLNARYLNDAKAHGCTNIIKAEAVSKILGIENIKIIGITGTNGKTTTAAALYSILLDLGHKVALQGTRGYFINDERVQEKGLTTPTIFETMKNIQDAINEGCEYFIMEVSSHAIVQNRIDGLKFSLKIFTNVTHDHLDYHKSIEEYIAVKSSFFDDETPKLINKDDKKIQYNPKNCRTYGVENPATYKTLAYSLDEGIQVALAKIEKVHECHSPLHGFFNLYNILAAIGAADMLNIAPLDAICEAVENFMGVEGRMEVVSADPLIIVDFAHTPDGMEKVMDSLKEKKIVVVFGAGGDRDRNKRPKMGFIASKFAKKIMITSDNPRSEDPEMIIEEILMGIKQKTNLKVEPDRKKALQEALKWQEKDEVLLILGKGDETYQEIKGQKYPFDDRVIIKNELSSNNTQSAD; encoded by the coding sequence TTGATAGTACCAGTTGATAAAAAATATGGCTTTCGTTATATTACGGATGATTCACAAGCGTGTGATGCTAGGAGTGCCTTTTTTCTCACACAATTAAATGCGCGTTATTTAAACGATGCCAAGGCGCATGGGTGCACAAATATCATCAAGGCTGAAGCAGTCTCAAAAATACTGGGCATTGAAAACATAAAAATTATTGGCATCACAGGCACCAATGGTAAGACCACCACAGCCGCAGCCCTATATTCGATTCTTTTGGATTTAGGACACAAAGTAGCACTGCAAGGAACGCGGGGTTATTTTATCAATGATGAGAGAGTCCAAGAAAAAGGCTTAACCACACCAACTATATTTGAGACGATGAAAAATATTCAAGATGCCATCAATGAGGGGTGTGAGTATTTTATCATGGAAGTGAGTTCTCATGCCATCGTTCAAAATCGCATTGATGGATTGAAATTTTCCCTTAAAATCTTCACAAATGTGACACACGATCATTTAGACTATCATAAAAGTATCGAAGAATATATCGCAGTAAAGAGTAGTTTTTTTGATGATGAAACACCAAAACTGATTAACAAAGATGATAAAAAGATACAGTATAATCCAAAAAATTGCAGGACCTATGGTGTCGAAAACCCTGCTACATACAAAACGTTGGCCTACTCTTTGGATGAGGGTATCCAGGTAGCCTTAGCGAAGATCGAAAAAGTTCATGAATGTCACTCTCCACTGCACGGATTTTTTAATTTGTATAATATATTAGCCGCGATTGGTGCTGCTGATATGCTCAATATCGCGCCACTTGATGCTATTTGTGAAGCAGTTGAAAATTTTATGGGCGTAGAAGGTCGTATGGAAGTTGTCAGTGCTGATCCGTTGATTATCGTAGATTTTGCCCACACACCAGATGGGATGGAAAAGGTCATGGACAGTCTCAAAGAGAAAAAGATTGTCGTAGTCTTTGGGGCAGGGGGAGATAGAGATCGCAATAAAAGACCAAAGATGGGGTTTATTGCATCAAAATTTGCTAAAAAAATCATGATAACAAGTGACAACCCACGCAGTGAAGACCCTGAGATGATTATTGAAGAGATCCTGATGGGCATCAAACAAAAAACCAATCTCAAAGTAGAACCCGATCGAAAAAAAGCACTCCAAGAAGCCCTAAAATGGCAAGAAAAAGATGAGGTGCTATTGATTTTGGGAAAAGGGGATGAAACGTATCAAGAGATTAAGGGGCAAAAATATCCGTTTGATGATCGGGTGATTATCAAAAATGAATTATCATCTAATAACACGCAATCAGCCGACTAA